The following proteins are encoded in a genomic region of Necator americanus strain Aroian chromosome II, whole genome shotgun sequence:
- a CDS encoding hypothetical protein (NECATOR_CHRII.G6990.T1), translating into MATLTVRSSLYFSLSSNLPLIYDDFVTVFMIADGVDNTQEIKQGFKLRPTKTIDKSKPVIIAEGEDADEIAPTKRPPPQAAPVPEIEIPCGLDSAAKSPRASPSPRASPSPRASPKPSSSSVPPPPIMSGGGPPPPPPPPGSAPPPPPPPPGGAAPPPPPPCPSPSQDFRKSKSPSPFPGLGGKSPAEIDLDAFLKSIQGGIRLRKTVTNDKSGLIVDETMKEKSVQLIEPAPSTAYIPPKKDPPKKSVAYQRPRSPYLQAEASDDERFLTPTGRGSEYGTPEPDAKEERRSTDFAFDEKSLKVTAEDIKQEIPTGTAAARIAKFNVGGTDAANGGTVQRNFRPSPVRIPFLAEVNNNASGEKKPKAPSKWAPVECGGLRQPTRVNVPMDRNERAHSEVRTRSSSNLQEPSSFERARTQSPTPREPVNSDPPKRGDRKNAPKEISVSTDFSAPPLPKSQPPSINEIPPSPKTSVSHPYSYSKTAETARNRSPTPSSEKASPSPSLSSASLPSPSSISPGSTSPDLPRKRNPAFDKAKEMFSGSAETRTPSPRPNLLKDSVRRSPGPDFGSIKETKKEKSSTKEASEKSKILECIVFIFVKSSSTLPSRDAGLKAPASPLHVRRRSTLLLSRVHLYLRVELNEQKRVINVPISAPWYQRSLSTTQAPETGRAHRVVVRMDPFASLDMDSLRRNYQFNIDLSSDSPLSIVNR; encoded by the exons ATGGCGACCCTCACTGTGCGATCCTCGCTCTACTTTTCACTGTCTTCCAATCTTCCTTTGATCTATGATGACTTCGTGACTGTTTTTATGATCGCAGACGGCGTTGACAACACACAG GAGATCAAGCAAGGTTTCAAGCTTCGGCCGACAAAGACAATCGATAAGTCGAAACCTGTCATCATTGCAGAAGGAGAGGATGCTGATGAAATTGCTCCGACAAAGCGACCACCTCCCCAGGCGGCTCCTGTTCCGGAGATTGAG attcCATGTGGATTGGATTCTGCTGCAAAGTCTCCGAGAGCATCCCCGTCTCCACGGGCGTCACCTTCTCCCAGAGCTTCACCTAAACCAAGTTCCAGCTCCGTGCCTCCTCCACCTATAATGTCCGGTGGTGggcctcctcctcctccgccACCGCCTGGGTCCGCTCcgcctccaccaccaccaccgccaggAGGCGCTGCTCCACCTCCTCCACCACCATGTCCTTCTCCTTCACAAGATTTTCGGAAGTCCAAATCACCTTCACCATTCCCTGGACTCGGTGGGAAATCGCCAGCGGAAATTGATCTCGATGCATTCCTGAAGTCCATTCAG GGAGGAATCCGCCTTCGCAAGACGGTCACTAATGACAAAAGCGGCCTAATCGTTGACGAAACCATGAAGGAGAAGAGTGTGCAATTGATCGAACCTGCACCATCCACAGCGTATATCCCTCCAAAGAAGGATCCTCCAAAGAAAAGCGTGGCTTATCAAAGGCCCAGATCTCCTTATTTGCAAGCAGAAGCGTCTGATGATGAAAG ATTCCTGACGCCGACTGGTCGTGGCTCTGAATATGGCACTCCAGAGCCTGATGccaaagaagaaaggagaTCAACGGACTTCGCTTTCGACGAGAAAAGTCTGAAAGTTACTGCAGAGGATATCAAGCAG GAGATCCCAACGGGAACGGCAGCCGCAAGAATAGCAAAATTCAACGTAGGAGGTACGGATGCCGCAAACGGCGGTACTGTGCAACGAAACTTCCGTCCGTCGCCAGTGCGAATTCCATTCTTGGCCGAG GTGAACAACAATGCAAGCGGTGAGAAGAAACCCAAAGCCCCGTCGAAATGGGCACCAGTCGAGTGCGGAGGGCTCAGACAGCCAACTCGAG TGAATGTCCCTATGGACCGGAACGAACGTGCTCATTCGGAGGTGCGTACTCGCAGCAGCTCAAATCTTCAGGAGCCTTCGTCATTCGAAAGAGCCCGCACTCAGAGTCCTACTCCACGAGAGCCAGTCAATTCCGATCCTCCTAAACGTGGAGATCGAAAGAATGCGCCTAAGGAGATTTCAGTCAG CACTGATTTCTCTGCTCCACCACTCCCTAAATCACAGCCGCCATCCATCAACGAGATTCCACCGTCGCCAAAAACTTCCGTTTCTCATCCATATTCTTACAGTAAGACTGCTGAAACAGCCAG AAATCGGAGCCCAACGCCATCCTCGGAGAAAGCTTCACCATCTCCGTCGTTGTCCTCCGCTTCCCTTCCATCCCCCTCTTCCATATCGCCCGGCAGTACATCACCTGATCTGCCGAGGAAGAGGAATCCAGCGTTTGATAAG GCAAAAGAGATGTTTTCCGGAAGTGCGGAAACCAGAACTCCTTCTCCTCGTCCCAATCTCTTGAAGGATTCAGTTCGACGTTCGCCTGGTCCTGATTTTGGATCTATCAAAGAgactaagaaagaaaagagcagCACAAAGGAGGCGTCTGAAAAAAGCAAG ATTCTGGAATGTATAGTGTTCATTTTCGTGAAATCTTCATCAACTTTACCATCGCGAGACGCCGGTCTGAAAGCACCAGCTTCTCCACTTCACGTCCGTCGCCGCAGCACTCTCCTCCTCAGCCG CGTCCATCTTTATCTCCGCGTCGAGTTAAATGAACAG AAACGGGTAATTAACGTGCCCATCTCTGCTCCTTGGTATCAGCGTTCGTTATCCACTACGCAGGCTCCAGAAACGGGTCGTGCACATAGG GTAGTTGTTAGGATGGACCCGTTCGCTTCACTCGACATGGACAGCCTTAGGCGGAATTACCAGTTCAACATCGACTTATCCAGCGATTCCCCGTTATCGATTGTGAACAGATGA
- a CDS encoding hypothetical protein (NECATOR_CHRII.G6990.T2) produces MFSGHPILDEIKQGFKLRPTKTIDKSKPVIIAEGEDADEIAPTKRPPPQAAPVPEIEIPCGLDSAAKSPRASPSPRASPSPRASPKPSSSSVPPPPIMSGGGPPPPPPPPGSAPPPPPPPPGGAAPPPPPPCPSPSQDFRKSKSPSPFPGLGGKSPAEIDLDAFLKSIQGGIRLRKTVTNDKSGLIVDETMKEKSVQLIEPAPSTAYIPPKKDPPKKSVAYQRPRSPYLQAEASDDERFLTPTGRGSEYGTPEPDAKEERRSTDFAFDEKSLKVTAEDIKQEIPTGTAAARIAKFNVGGTDAANGGTVQRNFRPSPVRIPFLAEVNNNASGEKKPKAPSKWAPVECGGLRQPTRVNVPMDRNERAHSEVRTRSSSNLQEPSSFERARTQSPTPREPVNSDPPKRGDRKNAPKEISVSTDFSAPPLPKSQPPSINEIPPSPKTSVSHPYSYSKTAETARNRSPTPSSEKASPSPSLSSASLPSPSSISPGSTSPDLPRKRNPAFDKAKEMFSGSAETRTPSPRPNLLKDSVRRSPGPDFGSIKETKKEKSSTKEASEKSKKRVINVPISAPWYQRSLSTTQAPETGRAHRVVVRMDPFASLDMDSLRRNYQFNIDLSSDSPLSIVNR; encoded by the exons ATGTTTTCTGGCCATCCTATTCTcgat GAGATCAAGCAAGGTTTCAAGCTTCGGCCGACAAAGACAATCGATAAGTCGAAACCTGTCATCATTGCAGAAGGAGAGGATGCTGATGAAATTGCTCCGACAAAGCGACCACCTCCCCAGGCGGCTCCTGTTCCGGAGATTGAG attcCATGTGGATTGGATTCTGCTGCAAAGTCTCCGAGAGCATCCCCGTCTCCACGGGCGTCACCTTCTCCCAGAGCTTCACCTAAACCAAGTTCCAGCTCCGTGCCTCCTCCACCTATAATGTCCGGTGGTGggcctcctcctcctccgccACCGCCTGGGTCCGCTCcgcctccaccaccaccaccgccaggAGGCGCTGCTCCACCTCCTCCACCACCATGTCCTTCTCCTTCACAAGATTTTCGGAAGTCCAAATCACCTTCACCATTCCCTGGACTCGGTGGGAAATCGCCAGCGGAAATTGATCTCGATGCATTCCTGAAGTCCATTCAG GGAGGAATCCGCCTTCGCAAGACGGTCACTAATGACAAAAGCGGCCTAATCGTTGACGAAACCATGAAGGAGAAGAGTGTGCAATTGATCGAACCTGCACCATCCACAGCGTATATCCCTCCAAAGAAGGATCCTCCAAAGAAAAGCGTGGCTTATCAAAGGCCCAGATCTCCTTATTTGCAAGCAGAAGCGTCTGATGATGAAAG ATTCCTGACGCCGACTGGTCGTGGCTCTGAATATGGCACTCCAGAGCCTGATGccaaagaagaaaggagaTCAACGGACTTCGCTTTCGACGAGAAAAGTCTGAAAGTTACTGCAGAGGATATCAAGCAG GAGATCCCAACGGGAACGGCAGCCGCAAGAATAGCAAAATTCAACGTAGGAGGTACGGATGCCGCAAACGGCGGTACTGTGCAACGAAACTTCCGTCCGTCGCCAGTGCGAATTCCATTCTTGGCCGAG GTGAACAACAATGCAAGCGGTGAGAAGAAACCCAAAGCCCCGTCGAAATGGGCACCAGTCGAGTGCGGAGGGCTCAGACAGCCAACTCGAG TGAATGTCCCTATGGACCGGAACGAACGTGCTCATTCGGAGGTGCGTACTCGCAGCAGCTCAAATCTTCAGGAGCCTTCGTCATTCGAAAGAGCCCGCACTCAGAGTCCTACTCCACGAGAGCCAGTCAATTCCGATCCTCCTAAACGTGGAGATCGAAAGAATGCGCCTAAGGAGATTTCAGTCAG CACTGATTTCTCTGCTCCACCACTCCCTAAATCACAGCCGCCATCCATCAACGAGATTCCACCGTCGCCAAAAACTTCCGTTTCTCATCCATATTCTTACAGTAAGACTGCTGAAACAGCCAG AAATCGGAGCCCAACGCCATCCTCGGAGAAAGCTTCACCATCTCCGTCGTTGTCCTCCGCTTCCCTTCCATCCCCCTCTTCCATATCGCCCGGCAGTACATCACCTGATCTGCCGAGGAAGAGGAATCCAGCGTTTGATAAG GCAAAAGAGATGTTTTCCGGAAGTGCGGAAACCAGAACTCCTTCTCCTCGTCCCAATCTCTTGAAGGATTCAGTTCGACGTTCGCCTGGTCCTGATTTTGGATCTATCAAAGAgactaagaaagaaaagagcagCACAAAGGAGGCGTCTGAAAAAAGCAAG AAACGGGTAATTAACGTGCCCATCTCTGCTCCTTGGTATCAGCGTTCGTTATCCACTACGCAGGCTCCAGAAACGGGTCGTGCACATAGG GTAGTTGTTAGGATGGACCCGTTCGCTTCACTCGACATGGACAGCCTTAGGCGGAATTACCAGTTCAACATCGACTTATCCAGCGATTCCCCGTTATCGATTGTGAACAGATGA
- a CDS encoding hypothetical protein (NECATOR_CHRII.G6991.T2) produces MLRLYTLFILGILATACMAVPFWIGRQLPPVLKRISQLDDGDDIFLVVPQVRERRSQPIIDYTDEFSADPFEVPENAAEQRPKTLAMLDIYH; encoded by the exons ATGCTTCGATTGTACACTTTGTTTATATTGGGAATTTTGGCGACTGCTTGCATGGCTGTGCCTTTCTGGATCGGTCGACAGCTTCCACCAGTCCTCAAACGGATATCACAGCTTGATGATGGC GATGACATCTTTCTGGTGGTTCCACAAGTGCGAGAACGACGATCACAGCCGATCATTGACTACACGGACGAGTTCTCTGCAGATCCTTTCGAGGTGCCAGAGA ATGCCGCTGAACAAAGGCCGAAGACCTTAGCAATGCTGGATATTTACCACTGA
- a CDS encoding hypothetical protein (NECATOR_CHRII.G6991.T1) has translation MLRLYTLFILGILATACMAVPFWIGRQLPPVLKRISQLDDGDDIFLVVPQVRERRSQPIIDYTDEFSADPFEMPLNKGRRP, from the exons ATGCTTCGATTGTACACTTTGTTTATATTGGGAATTTTGGCGACTGCTTGCATGGCTGTGCCTTTCTGGATCGGTCGACAGCTTCCACCAGTCCTCAAACGGATATCACAGCTTGATGATGGC GATGACATCTTTCTGGTGGTTCCACAAGTGCGAGAACGACGATCACAGCCGATCATTGACTACACGGACGAGTTCTCTGCAGATCCTTTCGAG ATGCCGCTGAACAAAGGCCGAAGACCTTAG